The Acidobacteriota bacterium genome includes a window with the following:
- a CDS encoding amidohydrolase: MAIILAVPHLAAAQTTSSTADAAGPGRGARSVPNDDPFPSTYTVPASAPFAIRNATILTAAGPIIRNGTILVRDGKVAAVGASVTIPAGVQVIDAGGKYVTPGIIDDHSHLGVYAAPGVQAHSDGNEMTKPNTAEVWAEHSVWPQDPQFPLNLAGGVTTLQVLPGSANLFGGRGVVLKVVPARTVQEMKFPGAKYGLKMACGENPKRVYASRGPATRMGNVAGYRAAWIQAEGYRRKWDKWNAEQKGDAPTRDLGLETLAEVLRGNILVHNHCYRADEMSQMLDIAKEFGYDIRSFHHVVEGYKIADLLAARGVAASVWADWGGFKLEALDGIKANPAILHGAGARTIIHSDSASDSQRLPQEAAKAVAAGRKIGINISPEDAIKWVTINPAWALGLDDRIGSLEPGKNADIVLWSGDPFSVYSRTEKVWIDGALRFDRQDPATRWRTDFELGFIPTTEGR, encoded by the coding sequence ATGGCCATCATCCTGGCCGTGCCTCACCTCGCGGCCGCGCAAACGACCTCGTCGACCGCTGACGCCGCAGGTCCGGGCAGAGGCGCGCGCTCGGTGCCCAACGACGATCCGTTCCCGAGCACCTACACGGTGCCCGCGTCCGCGCCGTTCGCGATCCGCAACGCGACGATCCTGACGGCTGCGGGTCCCATCATCCGCAACGGCACGATCCTCGTGCGCGATGGCAAGGTCGCCGCCGTCGGCGCGTCCGTGACCATCCCGGCCGGCGTGCAGGTCATCGATGCCGGAGGGAAGTACGTCACGCCCGGCATCATCGACGACCACTCGCACCTCGGCGTGTACGCGGCACCTGGCGTCCAGGCGCACTCGGACGGCAACGAGATGACAAAGCCCAACACCGCCGAGGTGTGGGCCGAGCACTCGGTATGGCCGCAGGATCCGCAGTTCCCGCTCAACCTCGCCGGCGGCGTCACCACACTGCAGGTGTTGCCCGGGTCGGCGAACCTCTTCGGCGGCCGCGGCGTGGTGCTCAAGGTGGTGCCCGCGCGCACCGTGCAGGAGATGAAGTTCCCCGGCGCGAAGTACGGCCTCAAGATGGCGTGCGGCGAGAACCCGAAGCGCGTATACGCGTCGCGCGGTCCGGCCACGCGCATGGGCAACGTCGCCGGCTACCGCGCGGCGTGGATCCAGGCCGAGGGCTATCGACGCAAGTGGGACAAGTGGAACGCCGAGCAGAAGGGCGACGCGCCGACGCGCGACCTCGGGCTCGAGACGCTGGCCGAAGTGCTGCGCGGCAACATCCTCGTGCACAACCACTGCTACCGCGCCGACGAGATGAGCCAGATGCTCGACATCGCGAAGGAGTTCGGGTACGACATCCGTTCGTTCCACCACGTGGTCGAGGGATACAAGATCGCCGACCTGCTCGCCGCGCGCGGCGTGGCGGCGTCTGTGTGGGCCGACTGGGGCGGCTTCAAGCTCGAAGCGCTCGACGGCATCAAGGCCAATCCGGCCATCCTGCACGGCGCCGGCGCGCGCACCATCATCCATTCCGACAGCGCGTCAGACTCGCAGCGCCTGCCGCAGGAGGCCGCCAAGGCCGTGGCTGCCGGACGGAAGATTGGCATCAACATTTCGCCGGAAGACGCCATCAAGTGGGTGACGATCAATCCGGCGTGGGCACTCGGCCTCGACGACCGCATCGGCTCGCTCGAGCCCGGCAAGAACGCCGACATCGTCCTGTGGTCCGGCGATCCGTTCAGCGTCTACTCGCGGACCGAGAAGGTGTGGATCGACGGCGCGCTGCGCTTCGATCGCCAGGATCCCGCCACCCGCTGGCGGACCGACTTCGAGCTGGGCTTCATCCCCACGACGGAGGGTCGCTGA
- a CDS encoding amidohydrolase family protein, with protein sequence MRTIAYAFTALALALAASAAAQPVAIVGAKVHTVSGAVIENATVVITGDTITAVGAGVRAPAGARVIDGKGKWVTPGLINSAAALGLTEVGSLQDTNDASARGDRGVAATFKPWEAINPDSVLWAPTRNEGVTSVVEVPSGGVVSGQAAVVDTAGTTVEELLRKAPVAFVLNFGATGGGGGGGAGGASQGPTSRAEALDAIRALLTEAKTFPSRKGAYEAGNTRALVTGGAQLEALQPVVSGTALVLVNVDRAADIRLVLGLAKEFGLKIAIAGGAEAWKVASELAAAKVPVVTGALDNLPADFSSLGATQENAALLRKAGVPVILTAGTRETFNVRKIRQHAGNAVAYGLPWAEALRAVTLTPAEVFGVADQIGSIAEGKVANLVVWSGDPFEFATDAEHVFVKGREVQGPSRQDQLAERYKTGKRGK encoded by the coding sequence ATGCGCACGATCGCTTACGCATTCACGGCGCTCGCGCTCGCGCTCGCCGCGTCCGCCGCGGCTCAGCCCGTCGCCATCGTCGGCGCGAAGGTGCACACCGTCAGCGGTGCCGTCATCGAGAACGCCACGGTCGTCATCACCGGCGACACGATCACGGCTGTCGGCGCCGGCGTGCGCGCACCGGCTGGCGCGCGCGTGATCGACGGCAAGGGCAAGTGGGTCACGCCGGGCCTCATCAACAGCGCGGCGGCGCTCGGCCTGACAGAAGTCGGCTCGCTGCAGGACACCAACGACGCGTCGGCGCGCGGCGATCGGGGCGTGGCCGCGACGTTCAAGCCCTGGGAGGCGATCAATCCGGATTCCGTGCTCTGGGCTCCCACGCGAAACGAGGGCGTCACGTCGGTCGTCGAAGTGCCGTCGGGCGGTGTCGTCTCGGGACAGGCCGCCGTTGTCGACACGGCGGGCACCACGGTCGAGGAACTCCTGCGCAAGGCGCCGGTGGCCTTCGTGCTGAACTTCGGCGCGACCGGCGGTGGCGGCGGTGGTGGTGCTGGTGGCGCCTCGCAGGGGCCGACGTCGCGTGCCGAGGCCCTCGACGCCATCCGGGCGCTGCTCACGGAGGCAAAGACCTTCCCGTCGCGCAAGGGGGCATACGAGGCCGGGAACACGCGGGCGCTGGTCACCGGCGGCGCGCAACTCGAGGCGCTGCAGCCTGTCGTGTCCGGCACTGCGCTGGTCCTCGTGAACGTCGACCGCGCGGCCGACATCCGCCTCGTGCTCGGGCTCGCGAAGGAGTTCGGGTTGAAGATCGCCATCGCTGGCGGTGCCGAGGCGTGGAAGGTGGCCTCCGAGCTCGCGGCAGCGAAGGTGCCCGTCGTCACGGGCGCGCTCGACAACCTGCCGGCGGACTTCTCGAGCCTTGGCGCAACCCAGGAGAACGCCGCGCTGCTGCGCAAGGCGGGCGTCCCCGTGATCCTCACGGCTGGCACGCGCGAGACGTTCAACGTCCGCAAGATCCGTCAGCATGCCGGCAACGCCGTGGCGTACGGCCTGCCGTGGGCCGAGGCGCTGCGGGCCGTGACGCTCACGCCGGCGGAGGTCTTCGGCGTGGCCGATCAGATCGGCTCGATCGCCGAGGGCAAGGTGGCCAACCTCGTGGTGTGGAGCGGCGATCCGTTCGAGTTCGCCACAGACGCCGAGCACGTGTTCGTGAAGGGCAGGGAAGTGCAGGGCCCGTCGCGGCAGGATCAGCTCGCCGAGCGGTACAAGACAGGCAAGCGCGGGAAGTAA
- a CDS encoding sulfatase-like hydrolase/transferase gives MTCEPLLRFCNFAVLAVVVVAATRGIDARQPTVPVVSARPNIVLIVTDDQAAWSVGAYGNADARTPNMDRLAREGVRFANAFTPSPVCSPSRATMISGRYGTEVGITDWISPAENADGAGLPEELTTWPEALQRAGYRTGLVGKWHLGTQPRFHPTRHGYGHFMGFLEGGAAPMNPRLEVDGVVREVPGAEPDVITDAALAFLARERANPFALSVHYRAPHTPYGPVPEQDMAPFRDAAVTIPVFPGLDQAQVRQWTREYYASVHSIDRNIGRLMSALREHGLDDRTIVLFTSDHGYNIGHHGLHTKGNGTWIAGGINGPTMPNMFDTSLRPPLIVRGAGVRGGRTVDEMVSFVDLYPTLLAMAGVPMPADAPRHGLDITPLLRGDETPLARDAIYGQYDIHHYAIAHLRMIRETGWKLVRSYGTTTKDRLFDLRADPDELKNLWNAPEHRERRRAMEQRLRAWMQSIGDPIAKKSGLLYQAAQ, from the coding sequence ATGACGTGTGAGCCACTTCTGCGATTCTGCAACTTTGCGGTTCTCGCCGTCGTCGTCGTGGCGGCGACGCGCGGAATCGACGCGCGGCAACCCACCGTGCCCGTCGTCTCGGCGCGGCCGAACATCGTGCTGATCGTCACCGACGATCAGGCGGCATGGAGCGTCGGCGCGTACGGCAACGCCGACGCCCGCACGCCGAACATGGATCGCCTTGCGCGTGAGGGCGTGCGCTTCGCCAACGCCTTCACGCCGTCGCCCGTGTGCTCACCCAGCCGCGCGACGATGATCTCGGGGCGGTATGGGACCGAGGTCGGCATCACCGACTGGATCTCGCCGGCCGAGAACGCCGACGGTGCCGGACTTCCCGAAGAGCTCACCACATGGCCCGAAGCGCTCCAGCGCGCAGGCTATCGGACGGGGCTCGTCGGCAAGTGGCATCTCGGCACGCAGCCGCGGTTCCACCCGACGCGTCACGGCTACGGGCACTTCATGGGGTTCCTCGAAGGCGGTGCCGCGCCGATGAACCCACGCCTCGAAGTGGATGGCGTGGTGCGCGAGGTGCCCGGCGCGGAGCCCGACGTCATCACCGACGCCGCGCTTGCGTTCCTCGCCCGCGAACGCGCCAACCCCTTCGCGCTCTCGGTCCACTACCGCGCGCCGCACACGCCGTACGGGCCCGTGCCCGAGCAGGACATGGCGCCCTTCCGCGATGCCGCCGTCACGATCCCGGTCTTTCCCGGACTCGATCAGGCGCAGGTGCGCCAGTGGACGCGCGAGTACTACGCCAGCGTCCACTCGATCGATCGCAACATCGGCCGGTTGATGAGCGCACTCCGCGAGCACGGACTCGACGATCGCACCATCGTGCTGTTCACGAGCGACCACGGCTACAACATCGGGCACCACGGCCTGCACACCAAGGGCAACGGCACGTGGATCGCCGGCGGCATCAACGGCCCGACGATGCCGAACATGTTCGATACGTCGTTGCGCCCACCGCTGATCGTGCGAGGGGCTGGCGTGCGCGGCGGACGGACCGTCGACGAGATGGTCTCGTTCGTCGATCTGTACCCGACGCTGCTCGCGATGGCCGGCGTGCCGATGCCGGCTGACGCACCGCGCCACGGCCTCGACATCACGCCGCTCCTGCGTGGAGACGAGACGCCGCTGGCGCGCGACGCCATCTACGGGCAGTACGACATCCACCACTACGCGATCGCGCACCTGCGCATGATCCGCGAAACGGGCTGGAAGCTGGTGCGCTCGTATGGCACCACAACGAAGGATCGGTTGTTCGATCTTCGCGCCGATCCCGACGAACTGAAGAACCTCTGGAACGCCCCCGAACATCGCGAGCGCCGCCGCGCGATGGAACAGCGCCTCCGCGCCTGGATGCAGTCGATCGGCGACCCGATCGCGAAGAAGAGCGGCCTGTTGTACCAGGCCGCTCAGTAG
- a CDS encoding S9 family peptidase — protein sequence MRALPIITMTVSLVAAGATAAVAQNTLPPAPSAYPVTKTVDQVDDYFGTKVTDPYRWLEDDNAADTRAWVEAQNAVTFGYLEKIPQRETIRARLTTLWNYERYGLPRKRGSFYVYTRNDGLQNQAVYYRARTLEATPEVLLDPNALSADGTVAVGSTSVSDDGRYMAYSLSESGSDWIRWKVRDVAAGTDLPDEIRWSKFSGAAWLKDGSGFYYSRYDAPKPGEALTGVNRNQKVWFHRIGTSQDADTLAYARPDKPDWMFGADVTDDGRFLLIYQSEGTEPKNRVFVKDLSRGDSTVEPFLDAFDASYAIVGNDGPLFYALTDQGAPRKRLVAITLGQAAPSAWKTVIAEGPRQDVLSDVTMAADRFVATWQIDARSALRVYGLDGTLAHDVALPTIGAASFTGRREQAEGFFAFASFAYPTAIYRLDVASGRSAVFKQPTVAFDPADYETTQVFYASKDGTKVPMFITHRKGLRKDGGNPAYLYGYGGFSLSETPRFSPANLAWMEMGGVYAVANLRGGGEYGKAWHDAGRLANKQNVFDDFIAAAEYLIAERYTSSSKLAIGGGSNGGLLVGAVMTQRPALFGAALPAVGVMDMLRFHKFTIGWAWKSDYGSSETKEGFDVLYKYSPLHNLKPGTAYPATMVTTADHDDRVVPAHSFKFAAALQAAHKGPAPVLIRIETKAGHGAGKPTSKQIEEAADKWAFLVANLR from the coding sequence ATGCGCGCACTCCCAATCATCACCATGACCGTCTCGCTCGTCGCCGCCGGCGCGACCGCCGCCGTGGCCCAGAACACCCTGCCGCCGGCACCCTCAGCGTATCCCGTCACCAAGACCGTCGACCAGGTGGACGACTACTTCGGCACGAAGGTGACCGACCCGTACCGCTGGCTGGAGGACGACAACGCCGCGGACACCAGGGCGTGGGTCGAGGCGCAGAACGCCGTCACGTTCGGCTATCTCGAGAAAATCCCGCAGCGCGAGACGATCCGCGCGCGCCTGACCACGCTCTGGAACTACGAGCGCTACGGCCTGCCGCGCAAGCGAGGGTCGTTCTACGTCTACACGCGCAACGACGGCCTGCAGAACCAGGCGGTCTATTACAGGGCCCGCACGCTTGAAGCGACACCCGAGGTGCTGCTCGACCCCAATGCCCTGTCTGCCGATGGCACCGTTGCTGTCGGCTCCACGAGCGTCTCCGACGACGGGCGCTACATGGCGTACTCGCTTTCGGAGAGCGGATCCGACTGGATCCGCTGGAAGGTGCGCGACGTTGCCGCGGGGACCGATCTGCCGGACGAGATCCGCTGGTCCAAGTTCTCCGGTGCGGCGTGGCTGAAGGACGGGTCGGGGTTCTACTACAGCCGCTACGACGCGCCGAAACCCGGCGAAGCGCTCACGGGCGTCAACAGGAACCAGAAGGTCTGGTTCCACAGGATCGGCACGTCGCAGGACGCCGACACGCTCGCCTACGCGCGTCCCGACAAGCCCGACTGGATGTTCGGCGCCGATGTCACTGACGATGGCCGGTTTCTGCTGATCTATCAGAGCGAAGGCACGGAGCCGAAGAACCGCGTGTTCGTGAAGGACCTCTCGCGCGGCGACAGCACCGTCGAACCGTTCCTCGATGCGTTCGACGCGTCTTACGCGATCGTCGGCAACGACGGCCCCCTGTTCTACGCGCTCACCGATCAGGGCGCGCCACGCAAGCGGCTCGTGGCCATCACGCTCGGCCAGGCGGCGCCGTCGGCCTGGAAGACGGTGATCGCGGAAGGACCGCGCCAGGACGTGCTGTCTGACGTCACGATGGCGGCGGATCGGTTCGTGGCGACGTGGCAGATCGACGCCCGCAGCGCCCTGCGCGTGTACGGCCTCGACGGCACGCTGGCGCACGACGTGGCGCTGCCGACGATCGGCGCCGCGAGCTTCACCGGGCGGCGTGAGCAGGCCGAAGGCTTCTTTGCCTTCGCGTCGTTCGCGTATCCGACCGCGATCTACAGGCTCGACGTGGCGTCCGGGCGCAGCGCGGTGTTCAAGCAGCCGACCGTCGCGTTCGATCCCGCCGACTACGAAACCACGCAGGTCTTCTATGCGTCGAAGGACGGCACGAAAGTGCCGATGTTCATCACGCACAGGAAAGGCCTGCGCAAGGACGGCGGGAACCCGGCGTACCTGTACGGCTACGGCGGCTTCAGCCTCTCGGAGACGCCGCGATTCTCACCCGCGAACCTGGCGTGGATGGAGATGGGCGGCGTGTACGCGGTGGCCAACCTTCGCGGTGGCGGCGAGTACGGCAAGGCATGGCATGACGCGGGGCGTCTCGCCAACAAGCAGAACGTGTTCGACGACTTCATCGCGGCGGCCGAATACCTGATCGCGGAGAGGTACACCTCGTCGTCGAAGCTTGCCATCGGCGGCGGCAGCAACGGCGGACTGCTCGTCGGCGCGGTGATGACGCAGCGGCCGGCGCTCTTCGGCGCGGCGCTGCCGGCCGTCGGCGTCATGGACATGCTGCGCTTCCACAAGTTCACGATCGGCTGGGCGTGGAAGTCCGACTACGGTAGCTCCGAGACCAAGGAAGGCTTCGACGTCCTCTACAAGTACTCGCCGCTGCACAACCTGAAGCCGGGCACGGCCTATCCCGCGACGATGGTCACGACGGCCGACCATGACGACCGCGTGGTGCCAGCGCACAGCTTCAAGTTCGCCGCCGCGCTCCAGGCCGCGCACAAGGGGCCCGCGCCGGTGCTGATCCGCATCGAGACCAAGGCCGGCCACGGCGCCGGCAAGCCCACGAGCAAGCAGATCGAGGAAGCCGCGGACAAGTGGGCCTTCCTCGTGGCGAACCTCAGATAG
- a CDS encoding PIG-L family deacetylase, with protein sequence MSSLCSAIFPALAMVLASTSIASAQPASSEKLSIIMFGAHPDDCDIRSAGTAAKWVAAGHRVRFVSVTNGDAGHHEMGGGMLAMRRRAETQEVAKRLGIEYVVLDNHDGELTPTLNVRQQIIAQIREVNADLVLGPRPNDYHPDHRYTGVLLGDAAFMVTVPNVRPDVPSLRKNPVFLYYQDHFQKPNVFTPDIVVDISDTYEKKIDALDAHVSQFYEWLPWLDGKLDEVPKDPKARREWLKKARFSTITPAVRAALEKTYGVGVAAKIQQAEAFEICEYGRRPNAAEIKRLFPFLP encoded by the coding sequence ATGTCGTCCTTGTGTTCGGCGATCTTCCCCGCGCTTGCCATGGTCCTTGCCAGTACGTCGATTGCATCCGCCCAGCCCGCGTCCAGTGAGAAGTTGAGCATCATCATGTTCGGGGCGCACCCCGACGACTGCGACATCCGATCGGCGGGGACGGCGGCCAAGTGGGTGGCGGCCGGCCATCGCGTGCGGTTCGTGTCGGTGACCAACGGCGATGCCGGCCACCACGAGATGGGCGGCGGCATGCTGGCGATGCGCCGGCGCGCCGAGACGCAGGAAGTGGCCAAGCGGCTCGGCATCGAGTACGTCGTGCTCGACAACCACGATGGCGAGCTGACGCCCACGCTGAACGTGCGGCAGCAGATCATCGCGCAGATCCGCGAGGTGAACGCGGATCTGGTGCTCGGTCCGCGGCCGAACGACTACCACCCTGACCATCGCTACACGGGCGTGCTGCTCGGCGACGCGGCGTTCATGGTGACGGTGCCCAACGTGCGGCCCGACGTGCCGTCGCTCCGCAAGAATCCCGTGTTCCTCTACTACCAGGATCACTTCCAGAAGCCGAACGTCTTCACGCCCGACATCGTCGTCGACATCAGCGACACGTACGAGAAGAAGATCGACGCGCTCGACGCGCACGTCTCGCAGTTCTACGAGTGGCTCCCGTGGCTCGACGGCAAGCTCGACGAGGTGCCCAAGGATCCGAAGGCGCGCCGCGAGTGGCTGAAGAAGGCCCGCTTCTCGACGATCACGCCGGCCGTACGCGCCGCGCTCGAGAAGACGTACGGCGTCGGCGTCGCGGCGAAGATCCAGCAGGCCGAAGCCTTCGAAATCTGCGAGTACGGCCGCCGCCCGAACGCCGCGGAGATCAAGCGCCTGTTCCCGTTCCTGCCGTAA
- a CDS encoding response regulator transcription factor has product MTTLRTLIVDDEPLARERVRMMLGTHDDVVVVGELGDGQQAIDAIRQDRPDLVFLDVQIPGVDGFGVLRALEGETLPYVVFVTAYDQYALRAFEVHALDYVLKPFNAERFSQALERARAAIAKRGETDGVDTDRLRSLVATFTAEQREKQRIVVKSSGRVFFVKVDDIDWIEAEGNYVRLHMGPQSHLLRETMKGMESVLDASQFIRIHRSTIVNADRIRELQPLFHGEYAVILRDGTRLMASRGPDNRLKKLLAEATIHG; this is encoded by the coding sequence ATGACGACGCTCCGTACCCTCATCGTGGACGACGAGCCGCTCGCCCGTGAGCGCGTCAGGATGATGCTCGGGACGCACGACGATGTGGTCGTGGTCGGGGAGCTGGGCGACGGCCAGCAGGCCATCGACGCGATCCGCCAGGACAGGCCGGACCTCGTGTTCCTCGACGTCCAGATTCCGGGCGTCGACGGTTTCGGCGTGCTGCGCGCGCTCGAAGGCGAGACGCTCCCGTACGTGGTCTTTGTCACGGCCTACGATCAGTACGCCCTTCGTGCCTTCGAGGTCCACGCGCTCGACTACGTTCTCAAGCCGTTCAACGCGGAGCGTTTCTCGCAGGCGCTCGAACGCGCACGCGCCGCCATCGCGAAGCGCGGCGAAACCGATGGCGTGGACACCGATCGCCTCCGCTCACTCGTCGCGACGTTCACCGCCGAACAGCGCGAGAAGCAACGCATCGTCGTCAAGTCGTCGGGCCGCGTGTTCTTCGTGAAGGTGGACGACATCGACTGGATCGAAGCCGAGGGCAACTACGTGCGGCTGCACATGGGTCCGCAGTCGCACCTCCTGCGCGAGACGATGAAGGGGATGGAATCGGTGCTCGACGCCTCCCAGTTCATCCGCATCCACCGCTCCACCATCGTGAATGCCGACCGCATCCGCGAACTCCAGCCGCTCTTCCACGGCGAATACGCCGTCATCCTCCGCGACGGCACCCGCCTGATGGCCAGCCGCGGCCCCGACAACCGCCTCAAGAAGCTCCTGGCCGAAGCCACGATCCACGGATAG
- a CDS encoding histidine kinase has protein sequence MPPSSSPPSTDTGAFRLSGLRSAVVDTLRMPNASHTDAIERRGWLTLAVVLVTLSLVTMPQLELQYRMRGIDLPLIEIVFSGFATWLPFLILAPVIFATARRFPLEPGNWRRSLGAHLLVSLLVCVAYAGCRWAASHIPIIDPEPLPFTWLLVSQFYLAFQSYWVLVAIHQAWHYYKRFVDRALRASQLEARLARAQLEVLKGQLHPHFLFNTLNAISTLVHRDPRAADEMITQLSDLLRHSLDSIGVQEVRLGQEVEVLSRYLDIQRTRFQDRLKVEVDVPEHLLQVLVPNQVLQPIAENAIKHGLAMRPECGRIEVTARRAGHWLDLAVRDDGPGFRLGPEGLPVRGIGLRNTRERLRELYGPGASLTLSNHPDGGAMVRLRLPIGDTAVLTVTAEGVSA, from the coding sequence GTGCCCCCCTCATCGTCTCCGCCGTCGACAGACACCGGCGCCTTCAGGCTCAGCGGCCTGCGGTCGGCGGTCGTGGACACGTTGCGCATGCCGAACGCCTCTCATACAGACGCCATCGAACGCCGCGGCTGGCTGACGCTGGCCGTGGTGCTCGTGACCCTCAGCCTGGTCACGATGCCGCAGCTCGAGCTGCAGTACCGGATGCGCGGCATCGATCTGCCCCTGATCGAGATCGTCTTCTCGGGCTTCGCCACGTGGCTGCCCTTCCTGATCCTGGCGCCCGTCATCTTCGCGACGGCGCGGCGCTTCCCGCTGGAGCCCGGCAACTGGCGGCGGTCGCTCGGCGCGCACCTGCTCGTCTCGCTCCTCGTCTGCGTCGCGTATGCCGGGTGCCGCTGGGCCGCCAGTCACATCCCCATCATCGACCCCGAGCCGCTGCCGTTCACGTGGCTGCTTGTGTCGCAGTTCTATCTCGCGTTCCAGTCGTACTGGGTGCTCGTCGCCATCCACCAGGCGTGGCACTACTACAAGCGCTTCGTCGATCGCGCGCTCCGCGCGTCGCAACTCGAAGCCCGTCTCGCGCGCGCGCAGCTCGAAGTGCTCAAGGGCCAGCTCCATCCGCACTTCCTCTTCAACACGCTCAACGCGATCTCCACGCTCGTGCACCGCGACCCGCGCGCGGCAGACGAGATGATCACGCAACTCAGCGATCTCCTCAGGCATTCGCTCGATTCGATCGGCGTGCAGGAGGTGCGGCTCGGCCAGGAAGTGGAGGTCCTGAGCCGCTATCTCGACATCCAGCGCACGCGCTTCCAGGACAGGCTCAAGGTGGAGGTCGACGTGCCGGAACACCTGCTGCAGGTTCTCGTACCTAATCAAGTGCTGCAGCCGATTGCCGAGAACGCCATCAAGCACGGCCTCGCCATGCGGCCGGAGTGCGGCCGGATCGAAGTGACGGCGCGGCGAGCGGGGCACTGGCTCGACCTGGCGGTGCGCGACGATGGACCCGGATTCAGGCTGGGTCCTGAAGGCCTGCCGGTGCGCGGGATCGGCCTGCGCAACACACGGGAACGCCTGCGCGAGTTGTACGGTCCTGGCGCGTCCCTCACGCTCTCGAATCACCCCGACGGCGGCGCGATGGTCCGGCTCCGCCTGCCGATCGGCGACACCGCCGTGCTCACCGTGACCGCCGAAGGAGTCTCCGCATGA